One segment of Rosa chinensis cultivar Old Blush chromosome 6, RchiOBHm-V2, whole genome shotgun sequence DNA contains the following:
- the LOC112174830 gene encoding uncharacterized protein At5g48480 produces the protein MADQEVQNGGAEKVATEAKSVALDLHAVLGVEAPKADDAVQFYKAVFGAVEVERGANAKRKADLERPLIHVLLQFGSCKVLVVDRLEDELKAHQNSTGLALVCEGDIEAVMKKVVAAGGITESGGVTEDHAFPGKQYSGKVKDPFGIVWTIVGNKTITAASETGPENTTAAEIEANNTTDA, from the exons ATGGCGGACCAGGAGGTTCAGAACGGCGGAGCCGAGAAGGTCGCTACTGAGGCCAAGAGTGTGGCTCTCGATCTCCACGCTGTGCTGGGAGTGGAAGCACCCAAGGCTGACGACGCCGTTCAGTTCTACAAGGCGGTCTTCGGCGCTGTGGAGGTTGAGCGTGGCGCGAACGCCAAGCGTAAGGCGGACCTGGAGCGCCCTCTCATCCATGTGTTGCTTCAGTTTGGCTCCTGCAAGGTTTTGGTCGTTGATCGCCTTGAGGATGA GTTGAAGGCTCATCAAAACAGCACTGGTCTGGCATTGGTCTGTGAGGGGGATATTGAAGCTGTGATGAAGAAGGTTGTGGCTGCTGGAGGGATTACAGAGAGTGGTGGTGTGACTGAGGACCATGCCTTCCCTGGAAAGCAGTACTCCGGCAAAGTCAAGGACCCATTCGGCATTGTCTGGACCATTGTTGGCAACAAGACCATCACCGCTGCTTCTGAGACTGGGCCAGAAAACACCACTGCTGCCGAGATTGAGGCAAACAACACCACTGATGCGTAG